One window of Chloroflexus aggregans DSM 9485 genomic DNA carries:
- a CDS encoding LIM domain-containing protein, which produces MVVDHTRCASCGQPLTNGYYVLLDRPERFCPQCIATRPRCDTCGAPLSNRFWQLHDGRRQCDACHAVAVYHPDHAKQLFRQTVGMVAEDMGLRLNVGVTFRMVDAPTMVKLRGPAADTQHTLGLYQRRGHLRMIYLLYALPMLIFRITAAHEYAHAWQAEHCPLLRNDFLREGHAEWVAYHHLQQLGSHKAAARLLDEHHPYHQPLQYFLQLEAQMGVAGVNTYLMRVDA; this is translated from the coding sequence ATGGTGGTCGATCATACGCGCTGTGCTAGTTGTGGCCAACCGTTAACCAACGGTTACTACGTGTTGCTTGATCGGCCTGAGCGATTTTGCCCCCAGTGTATTGCGACCCGACCGCGCTGTGATACGTGTGGTGCGCCGCTGAGTAATCGCTTTTGGCAGTTGCACGATGGTCGCCGCCAGTGTGATGCATGTCATGCGGTGGCGGTATACCATCCCGACCACGCCAAGCAACTGTTTCGGCAGACGGTAGGGATGGTGGCCGAGGATATGGGGTTACGCTTGAACGTGGGCGTAACGTTTCGTATGGTTGATGCACCAACAATGGTTAAGCTGCGTGGTCCCGCCGCCGATACTCAACATACCCTTGGCTTGTATCAGCGCCGCGGTCATCTACGGATGATCTACCTGCTCTATGCCTTACCGATGCTGATCTTTCGCATTACGGCGGCTCACGAATATGCCCATGCGTGGCAAGCCGAGCATTGTCCGCTGTTGCGCAATGACTTTCTCCGCGAGGGTCATGCCGAATGGGTTGCCTATCACCATTTGCAACAGTTGGGAAGCCACAAGGCGGCGGCGCGGTTGCTCGATGAGCATCATCCGTACCATCAACCGTTGCAGTATTTCTTGCAACTAGAGGC
- a CDS encoding alpha/beta hydrolase: protein MTTIRTIERRPLIETGSAPLLLMLHGFGSNERDLFELADLIDDRMHIVSARAPIALPWGGFAWYELSGVPGRLVPDPVGRAQAVELLIQFVSTLPERIGTDPRRTYLFGFSQGAILSLALAWRIPERLAGVIAANGYLDPALASQPPAPALAQLPILQLHGTYDDVIPVEQARATRDMLAQYALRHRYHEDPVGHSLHPNGLSLLQHWLAEQLDGPPPHGDG from the coding sequence ATGACAACCATTCGGACGATTGAACGACGACCGTTGATCGAGACCGGTTCTGCCCCATTACTGCTGATGCTGCATGGCTTTGGCAGTAACGAGCGCGATCTCTTCGAGTTAGCGGACCTGATCGACGACCGTATGCACATTGTCAGTGCGCGTGCGCCAATCGCTTTGCCATGGGGTGGATTCGCGTGGTACGAGCTTAGTGGTGTACCAGGACGTCTCGTTCCCGATCCGGTAGGGCGGGCGCAAGCCGTCGAATTGTTAATCCAGTTCGTAAGTACCTTGCCGGAACGGATCGGTACCGATCCACGACGAACCTATCTCTTTGGTTTTAGCCAGGGTGCGATCCTGAGCCTGGCGCTCGCGTGGCGGATTCCCGAACGCTTGGCCGGCGTTATCGCCGCCAACGGCTATCTCGATCCGGCGCTGGCGAGCCAGCCACCGGCGCCGGCATTAGCACAGTTGCCTATCTTGCAGTTGCACGGCACGTATGACGATGTGATCCCGGTGGAGCAGGCCCGTGCGACACGTGATATGCTGGCTCAGTATGCGCTGCGTCACCGTTATCACGAAGATCCGGTTGGGCATAGTCTGCATCCCAATGGTCTCAGTCTGTTGCAGCATTGGTTGGCCGAGCAACTCGATGGGCCGCCGCCTCATGGCGATGGGTGA
- a CDS encoding LysM peptidoglycan-binding domain-containing protein — translation MLSETLLWLLLALIFVGPTLGAILLRLFEHRIGDVGMVVGSSLLLLIAAVALLTIARSSLPPLRIGDFTLLPAWSPVVEVEEDVVPVLPTTPPLPTLTPRPTATAEPTATPAPTATPAPTATPAPTATPESAGGPRRYTVQSGDTLRIIAERFGVSIEAILQANNLTPAQGDNLQVGQELVIP, via the coding sequence ATGTTGTCGGAAACACTCTTGTGGTTATTATTGGCGTTGATCTTCGTTGGGCCTACGCTCGGTGCAATCCTGTTGCGGTTGTTTGAGCATCGGATCGGTGACGTAGGGATGGTGGTAGGATCGAGCCTGTTGTTGCTCATTGCAGCGGTAGCATTGCTGACAATCGCCCGCTCTTCGTTGCCACCGCTGCGGATCGGTGATTTTACGCTGTTGCCGGCCTGGTCGCCGGTTGTCGAGGTGGAAGAAGATGTCGTGCCCGTCCTACCGACGACTCCACCGTTGCCGACACTGACGCCACGGCCAACAGCGACCGCGGAGCCGACGGCGACCCCGGCGCCGACGGCAACCCCAGCGCCGACGGCGACCCCAGCGCCGACGGCAACCCCAGAATCGGCGGGAGGCCCACGGCGCTACACCGTACAATCCGGTGATACACTACGGATCATTGCCGAGCGATTTGGTGTTTCGATCGAAGCGATCTTACAGGCCAATAATCTCACACCGGCCCAAGGGGACAACCTGCAAGTCGGACAGGAATTGGTGATTCCATGA
- a CDS encoding LCP family protein, with translation MDRRHDERQRSARLSARERVAYLRAQRRRRRQRILIVSGLVLAALLVIWGGSLIWNTVMAGMRLRDPRPTANAAVPAHTVFRQPFTVLLLGVDRRADGVEGVRSDTLMLAYVNPNERWVSLLSIPRDTVVMIRGLGEQKINAAYSYGYQHAADLYGVGTDADAAGAALVAEAVTTLLDLPVDYVAQVDFAGFERLINAIGGVVIDVPAPLLDSSFPTADYGYERIFIPAGLQVFDGATALRYARSRHGSSDFDRTRRQQLIVRAVFETVRSRRLLEQTAVWTALLEEVRRSVKTTLPIDDPTALRELLTLAQTIDPSRVASFSIHPREVAVVAEIGSDIYWNRRDLAALVARVKAGPQSIVEQAYVQVLNGTPVNGLAARVSRSLEQVGFRTLPPSNTDRRETTMLIDYTGNPAALARLAAHLGLPEQYVFATPPADAPPQPLGADIVLVLGRDYNPAWALSP, from the coding sequence ATGGATCGGCGTCATGATGAGCGACAACGATCGGCACGCCTGAGTGCTCGTGAGCGAGTAGCTTATCTGCGAGCGCAACGCCGGCGTCGCCGCCAGCGCATCTTGATCGTGAGTGGTCTGGTGCTGGCGGCGTTGTTGGTGATCTGGGGCGGATCGTTGATCTGGAACACGGTTATGGCCGGGATGCGCTTGCGCGATCCTCGCCCGACGGCAAATGCTGCCGTACCGGCTCATACGGTTTTTCGCCAACCGTTTACCGTGTTGCTGTTGGGGGTCGATCGGCGTGCCGATGGCGTCGAGGGTGTGCGCAGCGATACACTGATGCTGGCCTACGTCAACCCCAACGAGCGATGGGTGAGCTTGCTCTCGATCCCGCGCGATACGGTGGTAATGATCCGAGGGTTGGGTGAGCAAAAGATTAACGCTGCCTACAGTTATGGCTATCAGCATGCCGCCGATTTGTATGGTGTTGGTACCGATGCGGATGCTGCCGGTGCGGCGCTGGTTGCCGAGGCGGTCACGACGTTGCTCGATCTGCCGGTTGATTACGTGGCCCAGGTTGATTTTGCCGGCTTTGAACGGCTCATCAACGCAATCGGTGGTGTGGTGATAGATGTGCCCGCTCCGCTTCTCGATAGTAGTTTTCCGACTGCTGATTACGGATACGAGCGTATCTTCATCCCTGCCGGTCTGCAGGTGTTCGATGGGGCGACGGCGCTACGCTATGCTCGTTCGCGCCACGGTTCGAGTGATTTTGACCGTACTCGTCGTCAGCAGTTGATTGTGCGTGCAGTGTTTGAAACGGTTCGTTCGCGTAGGTTACTTGAGCAGACCGCAGTGTGGACGGCATTGCTCGAAGAAGTACGGCGGAGTGTGAAGACGACACTGCCGATCGATGATCCGACGGCGCTACGCGAATTGCTGACGTTGGCCCAGACTATCGATCCGAGTCGGGTGGCTTCGTTTAGCATTCATCCGCGTGAGGTGGCGGTGGTGGCCGAAATCGGCTCAGATATCTATTGGAACCGACGTGATCTTGCGGCGTTGGTAGCGCGTGTCAAGGCCGGGCCGCAGTCGATCGTCGAGCAGGCTTATGTCCAGGTCCTTAACGGTACACCGGTCAATGGTTTGGCCGCACGGGTAAGCCGTTCGCTTGAGCAGGTCGGTTTTCGGACGTTGCCACCGAGTAATACCGACCGGCGGGAGACAACGATGTTGATCGACTACACCGGCAATCCGGCAGCGCTAGCCCGTCTTGCTGCGCATTTGGGCTTGCCGGAACAATACGTGTTTGCTACGCCACCCGCTGATGCGCCACCGCAACCGTTGGGCGCCGATATTGTGTTGGTGCTGGGGCGTGATTACAATCCGGCGTGGGCCTTGTCGCCGTGA
- a CDS encoding PP2C family protein-serine/threonine phosphatase — MADLEMYVAVAKVPRSGELESGDTIEMIERPGGGFSFVLVDGQGSGRAAKTLSHLVATRAITLLKDGAYDGAVARAVHDYLYTYRMGQAAATLNILSVDFAAHKIIVTRNNPAPFFVLTPQGMRSFSAPSEPIGLQPLIKPQMCELPITAYTYVVMFTDGLLRAGERRGEDLGLPNYLAAWPAHEGRNPQTLVESIMQRALMLDEDEPSDDMSVVVLGILPADDVPGLRRLIVSAPIIATGPAEPPEEPDVVK; from the coding sequence ATGGCCGATTTAGAGATGTATGTAGCAGTTGCCAAAGTTCCCCGCTCTGGCGAGCTAGAGAGCGGCGATACGATTGAAATGATTGAGCGTCCGGGAGGCGGTTTTTCGTTTGTCTTGGTTGATGGGCAAGGGAGTGGGCGTGCAGCGAAAACCCTATCGCATCTGGTGGCGACTCGTGCGATCACCTTATTGAAGGATGGTGCTTATGACGGAGCGGTGGCACGTGCTGTCCATGACTATCTCTATACCTACCGGATGGGTCAGGCTGCAGCAACGCTTAACATCCTCTCGGTTGATTTTGCCGCTCACAAAATAATTGTGACACGTAATAACCCGGCGCCGTTTTTTGTGCTAACGCCACAAGGGATGCGCAGTTTTAGCGCTCCGTCAGAGCCGATTGGGTTACAGCCACTGATCAAGCCGCAGATGTGTGAGTTGCCGATTACGGCCTACACGTATGTGGTGATGTTTACCGATGGCTTGTTACGGGCCGGCGAGCGGCGGGGGGAAGATCTGGGATTACCGAACTATCTGGCAGCGTGGCCGGCCCATGAGGGGCGCAATCCACAAACGCTCGTCGAGAGTATTATGCAGCGGGCACTAATGCTTGATGAGGATGAACCGAGTGATGATATGAGTGTGGTTGTGCTCGGTATTTTGCCGGCAGATGATGTGCCCGGTTTGCGTCGGTTGATAGTGAGTGCGCCGATTATTGCGACCGGTCCTGCCGAGCCGCCTGAGGAACCAGATGTGGTGAAGTAG
- a CDS encoding aldehyde dehydrogenase family protein, with product MTATRIFHNLIGGEFVPAQSGKTFERRNPADTRDLVGVFADSDERDVHAAVEAAKAAFATWSKVPAPKRGEILLRAAELLQARKEQYSRDLTREMGKPLFEAGGDIVEAIGMAQYAGSEGRRMHGVTTPSELPDKFQMSIRQPIGVVGLITPWNFPMAIASWKMLPAIVCGNTVVIKPGEDASVSTYNLVQCLMEAGLPPGVVNIVTGYGPKAGQPLVEHPDVPVISFTGSTETGRLVYELGARRIKRVSLEMGGKNPLIVMPDADLDLALDGVLWAAFGTTGQRCTATSRLIVHRAVAKELVDRIVARAQSLRIGNGLDPNTDMGPLVNEKQMQRVLNYIEIGKQEGATLLCGGYRLTGGDYDYGYFIAPTVFTNVTPQMRIAREEIFGPVLSVIEVDSLDEAVAIANDVAYGLSSAIYTRDINAAFRAMQALQAGIVYINAPTIGAEIHLPFGGVKATGNGHREAGPTMLDVFSEWKSVYIDYSGRLQRAQIDNAD from the coding sequence ATGACCGCAACGCGGATCTTTCACAATCTGATCGGCGGCGAGTTTGTACCGGCCCAAAGTGGCAAAACCTTCGAGCGACGCAATCCCGCCGACACCCGCGATCTGGTCGGTGTATTCGCCGATAGTGATGAACGCGATGTCCATGCCGCGGTTGAAGCGGCTAAAGCAGCCTTTGCCACATGGAGCAAAGTGCCTGCCCCCAAGCGTGGTGAGATTCTGCTCCGCGCTGCCGAGTTACTTCAAGCCCGCAAAGAGCAGTATAGTCGTGATCTCACCCGCGAGATGGGCAAACCCCTGTTTGAAGCCGGTGGCGACATCGTTGAGGCTATCGGGATGGCTCAATATGCCGGTAGCGAAGGACGCCGCATGCACGGTGTGACCACCCCGTCGGAATTGCCCGACAAATTCCAGATGAGCATTCGCCAGCCCATCGGCGTAGTCGGGCTTATCACCCCCTGGAACTTCCCGATGGCCATTGCCTCGTGGAAGATGCTACCGGCGATCGTCTGCGGCAACACGGTTGTCATCAAACCCGGCGAAGACGCTTCGGTGAGTACCTACAACCTGGTACAGTGTCTGATGGAAGCCGGCCTACCGCCCGGCGTCGTCAATATCGTCACCGGCTATGGGCCAAAAGCCGGCCAACCTCTCGTCGAACATCCTGACGTACCGGTCATCTCTTTCACCGGTAGCACCGAAACCGGCCGGCTCGTGTATGAGCTAGGCGCACGCCGGATCAAGCGTGTCAGCCTTGAGATGGGTGGTAAAAACCCGTTGATTGTCATGCCTGACGCCGATCTCGATCTTGCGCTCGACGGCGTCTTGTGGGCTGCGTTTGGCACGACCGGCCAACGTTGCACTGCCACCAGCCGCCTGATCGTTCACCGTGCCGTCGCGAAGGAGCTGGTTGACCGAATTGTTGCTCGCGCCCAATCGCTCCGCATTGGGAATGGTCTCGATCCGAATACCGATATGGGTCCGCTGGTGAACGAGAAACAGATGCAACGAGTGCTTAATTATATCGAGATTGGTAAGCAAGAAGGAGCAACCTTGCTCTGTGGCGGTTACCGCCTCACCGGCGGCGATTACGACTACGGCTATTTTATTGCGCCGACCGTCTTCACCAACGTCACACCCCAGATGCGCATCGCTCGCGAAGAAATCTTTGGGCCGGTGCTGAGTGTGATTGAGGTTGATAGTCTCGATGAAGCGGTGGCAATTGCCAATGATGTGGCCTATGGCCTTAGTTCGGCAATTTATACTCGTGATATTAACGCTGCTTTCCGCGCTATGCAGGCGCTGCAAGCCGGGATTGTTTACATCAACGCTCCTACCATCGGCGCTGAAATTCACTTGCCGTTCGGTGGTGTGAAGGCGACCGGTAACGGTCATCGCGAAGCCGGCCCGACGATGCTCGATGTCTTCTCGGAGTGGAAGAGCGTCTACATTGATTACAGCGGCAGATTGCAGCGCGCACAGATTGATAACGCCGATTAG
- a CDS encoding ABC transporter substrate-binding protein: protein MLSQLFVTICLICLTACTFIPASNPSPQPPTLTITGWAGYMPPALLDAFKNETGIEVTYIGYDNTEEAISQLQQGAQYDLLIVSYQFIPELIHNGTLAPINRANIPNIRNLSATFRDLAFDPGERYSVIYQWGITGLLVRTDLLARPIKRWSDLWNPTLDGKILLWPIPRDTINVLLKSLGYSINTTDTDQLATALARAPALAQRVGWVDSGVATATQYLVSGEYAVALAWAYDARDAQQQDERITFIIPEDGTVIWLDSFVIPTTSTHPELAEQFINFFLRPDMSALVTNELVIATANEASWPLVKPELLANTSIFPSNDILERAELEVPLDPATQKLHHEIWRVFTLTRS from the coding sequence ATGCTCAGCCAACTCTTTGTAACCATCTGTCTCATCTGCCTAACAGCGTGTACTTTCATACCGGCGAGTAATCCTTCGCCTCAGCCACCGACACTCACCATCACCGGCTGGGCCGGTTATATGCCGCCCGCACTACTCGACGCTTTTAAAAACGAAACCGGTATTGAAGTTACATACATTGGCTATGACAATACTGAAGAAGCAATTTCTCAGTTGCAACAAGGGGCACAGTACGATTTATTGATAGTAAGCTATCAGTTCATCCCCGAATTGATACACAACGGCACTCTTGCGCCGATTAATCGAGCAAATATTCCCAATATTCGCAACCTCAGTGCAACCTTTCGCGATTTGGCGTTCGATCCCGGTGAACGGTATTCGGTGATTTACCAGTGGGGCATTACCGGCTTGCTCGTGCGCACCGATCTGCTCGCCCGCCCAATCAAGCGTTGGTCTGATCTCTGGAATCCGACACTTGACGGTAAAATCTTACTGTGGCCGATCCCACGTGATACGATCAACGTGCTGCTCAAATCGCTCGGCTACTCGATTAACACCACAGACACTGATCAGCTCGCTACCGCCCTGGCCCGCGCACCCGCACTGGCGCAACGAGTTGGTTGGGTAGACAGCGGGGTAGCGACGGCCACCCAGTACCTTGTATCCGGTGAATACGCCGTCGCCCTCGCTTGGGCGTATGATGCACGCGACGCTCAACAACAGGATGAACGTATCACGTTTATCATTCCTGAAGATGGTACCGTCATTTGGCTGGACAGTTTCGTCATTCCTACGACTAGTACCCACCCAGAACTCGCCGAACAGTTTATCAATTTTTTCTTACGACCAGACATGAGCGCACTCGTGACGAATGAGTTGGTCATAGCTACGGCAAATGAAGCGTCATGGCCGTTGGTCAAGCCGGAGCTACTGGCTAATACCAGCATCTTCCCAAGCAATGACATCCTCGAGCGCGCAGAATTGGAGGTACCACTTGACCCGGCAACCCAAAAACTTCATCATGAAATTTGGCGTGTATTCACCTTGACGAGATCGTAA
- a CDS encoding polyamine ABC transporter substrate-binding protein, with the protein MYRATFIILPIILAACSGGSFVSPPVTPTATKLVIAGWAGYVPQTILDAFSAETGIAVEYVIYEEQSAAIAQLRAGADYDLVVMGSSFVPRLIGDGLLAPLDYGQIPNHRNISINFHDLSYDPGNRYSVVYQWGVGGLIVRPDLLDRPITRWADLWDPALAGKIAMWVTEEDLFAITLKAMGQPVNTTDRSVLAEAAERISTLLPNIVALDPIMPNAADLLANGTYPIVYGWSFDAIAGHALNPAVAFVFPEEGPIFWIDTLIVPKASTRQAAAFQFINFVLRPEISAQITNEIYVATANERAMSLIDPALRDHPWIFPGRIMLKAEYLSEPPVDIKAYRHQLWEQIATTQRVR; encoded by the coding sequence ATGTATCGTGCTACCTTCATTATCTTACCCATCATACTCGCCGCATGTAGTGGTGGATCATTCGTCTCGCCACCGGTTACCCCAACTGCCACCAAGCTGGTGATCGCCGGCTGGGCCGGATATGTGCCGCAAACGATCCTCGATGCGTTTAGCGCCGAAACAGGTATTGCTGTTGAGTATGTGATCTACGAAGAACAATCCGCAGCTATTGCCCAACTTCGCGCCGGGGCCGATTACGATCTCGTCGTTATGGGAAGCTCTTTCGTACCGCGGTTGATCGGCGATGGCTTGCTCGCACCGCTCGATTACGGCCAAATTCCAAACCATCGCAATATTAGCATCAATTTTCACGATCTGAGTTATGATCCGGGTAACCGCTATTCCGTCGTGTACCAGTGGGGTGTCGGTGGGTTGATCGTTCGCCCTGACCTGCTCGACCGGCCGATCACACGTTGGGCCGATCTGTGGGATCCAGCGCTAGCCGGTAAAATTGCGATGTGGGTGACGGAAGAAGACCTGTTTGCTATTACCCTGAAAGCGATGGGTCAGCCAGTGAACACAACCGATCGCAGTGTTCTTGCGGAGGCAGCCGAGCGCATCAGCACGCTTTTACCTAACATCGTTGCGCTCGATCCGATAATGCCGAACGCTGCCGATCTCCTTGCCAACGGCACCTATCCAATCGTATATGGATGGTCGTTTGACGCGATAGCCGGTCATGCTTTGAATCCGGCGGTAGCGTTCGTTTTTCCTGAAGAAGGGCCGATTTTCTGGATCGACACCTTGATCGTGCCTAAGGCTAGTACACGCCAAGCAGCCGCCTTTCAGTTTATCAATTTTGTCTTGCGTCCAGAGATAAGTGCGCAAATTACCAATGAAATCTACGTCGCAACAGCCAATGAACGAGCAATGTCGTTGATCGATCCAGCCTTGCGAGACCATCCGTGGATCTTTCCTGGGCGTATAATGTTGAAAGCGGAGTATTTGAGTGAACCGCCGGTGGACATCAAGGCATACCGCCACCAGCTTTGGGAACAAATCGCAACCACACAACGTGTGAGGTGA
- a CDS encoding hybrid sensor histidine kinase/response regulator, which translates to MHEWQQRLHQYLSTSLRAKLSFFLSLMLTLIMLVAAVGVFRFIESIEQEGWAGRQREAAQNAVRTIDDFLRRIEDTLALVGALSAEQVATSPELLPAVLDRAPAWIEIVRVTRDGRVIAKATRDRSLLGDLVTIPMANWFQQARAGQRYLGPLSVTFNSEPYIIVAVPANDGGVVAGRLRMNLLWETVATIRFGRTGHAYIVDDQGVIIAHTDPQLALNYTSIGNRPEFREFPPDGFQRFYINLLGEETLGVALNIPTTPWRLITEIPESEATELSTRSGIIFTISLIISGLVILLATNYLLDRFIFRILAELRRGAERVGSGDLSQPLPVPQEREVAQVASAFNTMMSQLRARNAEIARQTESLKAEVQERRRIEQELIRARDAAEAASRAKSTFLATMSHELRTPLTAIIGYSQLLEQLVDKGIYETVAHDVRRIRAAGNHLLTLINDILDISKIEAGRMTISVEYADVADLVRDAVNTVLPQMEKNHNRLQLHCPPDIGMLNSDATKVRQALINLLSNAAKFTENGTVTLTVTRYEDEGRLWFRFTVADTGIGIPPDKLDKLFKAFSQIDDSPTRKYGGTGLGLALSQRLCELVGGRITVQSTVGVGSVFTIEVPASLSLPTPVPADHSPDRSVADEHTVSETADNLPVPTGQAIVLVIDDDPTIGELFNRLIPKTEAYVVVAHTGAEGLRLAADLIPELIVLDMNLPDLNGIEVLARLREDPTLATIPIVVLTIDDQAQRGLTFTVSEYLVKPVAPDKLIQVVQQHCRRTPNEATDYILIVEDNQALAEMVARTLRTAGWHTEMVADGEAGLITVRSKPPSLILLDYLLPKLDGLQFLEALRADPVGRNIPVILMTARDLSADERQRLASSVNAILSKAHFDIEQIVVSIRDILQTKSTIISK; encoded by the coding sequence ATGCACGAATGGCAACAACGTCTCCATCAATATCTTAGTACTAGCCTCCGTGCTAAGCTGTCGTTTTTCCTGAGTCTCATGTTGACTCTCATCATGCTTGTGGCGGCCGTTGGTGTCTTCAGGTTCATCGAGTCGATCGAACAAGAGGGTTGGGCCGGTCGGCAACGTGAAGCAGCCCAGAATGCGGTCCGCACCATTGACGATTTTTTGCGGCGGATCGAAGACACATTGGCGCTGGTTGGCGCACTCTCGGCTGAACAGGTCGCTACTTCACCGGAATTGTTGCCAGCGGTGCTCGATCGTGCGCCGGCATGGATTGAGATTGTGCGCGTCACACGAGATGGACGAGTGATTGCCAAAGCCACCCGTGATCGTTCGTTGTTGGGCGATTTGGTGACGATACCGATGGCTAACTGGTTTCAGCAAGCGCGTGCCGGTCAGCGGTACCTCGGCCCATTATCGGTGACGTTTAATAGCGAACCGTATATCATCGTAGCTGTCCCGGCCAACGATGGCGGAGTTGTCGCCGGTCGCCTACGGATGAACTTGCTATGGGAGACGGTGGCCACCATTCGTTTCGGACGCACCGGTCATGCTTATATCGTTGATGATCAAGGCGTTATCATTGCGCATACAGATCCACAGCTTGCACTCAACTATACCTCCATCGGCAATCGGCCAGAGTTTCGGGAATTTCCACCTGACGGTTTCCAGCGTTTTTATATCAACCTGCTTGGCGAAGAGACCCTCGGCGTAGCTCTCAACATCCCGACTACTCCATGGCGTTTGATCACAGAGATACCGGAATCTGAAGCGACTGAACTCTCGACCCGATCTGGCATTATCTTCACCATTAGTTTGATCATTTCCGGCCTCGTCATTTTACTTGCCACTAACTACCTGCTTGATCGATTTATATTCCGCATTCTCGCAGAGCTACGTCGAGGAGCTGAACGAGTTGGCAGCGGTGATTTGTCGCAACCTTTGCCGGTACCACAAGAACGCGAAGTGGCTCAAGTGGCGAGCGCATTCAACACGATGATGAGCCAATTACGCGCACGTAACGCCGAAATTGCCCGCCAGACCGAAAGCCTGAAGGCTGAAGTCCAAGAACGTCGCCGAATTGAACAAGAGTTGATCCGCGCCCGTGATGCCGCAGAGGCCGCCTCACGCGCCAAAAGTACCTTCCTCGCGACAATGAGCCATGAGTTACGCACACCACTGACGGCGATCATCGGGTATAGCCAACTCTTAGAACAACTGGTTGATAAAGGGATTTATGAGACGGTGGCTCACGATGTGCGTCGTATCCGGGCTGCCGGTAACCATCTGCTGACCCTGATTAACGATATTCTCGACATCTCGAAGATCGAAGCCGGACGAATGACGATCAGCGTTGAGTATGCCGATGTCGCCGATTTGGTTCGTGATGCGGTGAATACGGTGTTACCGCAAATGGAGAAAAACCACAATCGGCTCCAACTCCATTGCCCACCTGACATCGGTATGCTCAACAGTGATGCGACCAAAGTACGGCAAGCGCTCATCAATTTGCTGAGTAATGCGGCCAAATTTACCGAAAATGGGACGGTTACGCTGACCGTCACTCGCTATGAGGATGAGGGTCGGTTGTGGTTTCGTTTCACCGTGGCCGATACCGGTATCGGTATCCCGCCGGATAAGCTCGACAAGCTCTTCAAGGCCTTTTCGCAGATCGATGATTCGCCGACCCGCAAATACGGTGGCACCGGCTTGGGTCTCGCCCTTAGCCAGCGGCTCTGTGAGCTGGTAGGTGGGCGGATCACGGTACAGAGTACGGTTGGCGTCGGATCGGTCTTTACCATCGAAGTGCCTGCCTCCCTCAGCCTGCCTACACCGGTACCCGCCGATCACTCGCCGGATCGCTCTGTCGCCGATGAGCATACCGTATCTGAGACGGCCGATAATTTACCAGTACCGACCGGTCAGGCAATTGTTCTGGTCATTGATGATGATCCGACGATCGGTGAACTGTTCAATCGCCTCATCCCGAAAACCGAAGCGTATGTTGTCGTGGCCCATACCGGAGCCGAGGGATTACGGCTGGCAGCCGACTTGATACCCGAATTGATCGTGCTCGATATGAACCTACCCGATCTCAATGGGATTGAGGTACTCGCACGCTTGCGCGAAGACCCGACACTGGCCACAATTCCGATTGTGGTCTTGACCATTGACGATCAAGCCCAACGTGGGTTAACATTCACCGTATCTGAATATCTGGTCAAACCGGTGGCACCGGATAAACTCATCCAGGTGGTGCAGCAGCATTGCCGCCGCACGCCCAACGAAGCCACCGATTACATCTTGATCGTCGAAGATAATCAGGCACTGGCCGAGATGGTCGCTCGCACACTCCGCACAGCCGGTTGGCACACGGAGATGGTCGCGGACGGTGAGGCCGGACTGATCACTGTGCGGAGCAAGCCACCCAGTCTCATTTTGCTTGATTATCTGCTGCCCAAACTCGACGGTCTTCAGTTTTTAGAAGCATTACGCGCCGATCCGGTCGGACGGAACATCCCGGTCATTTTGATGACGGCCCGCGATCTTTCGGCTGACGAACGACAACGACTGGCAAGTAGCGTCAACGCTATTCTTAGCAAGGCGCACTTTGATATTGAACAGATTGTCGTCTCTATTCGAGATATTCTACAGACCAAATCAACGATTATCTCGAAGTAG